The nucleotide sequence CGGGAGGCCTCAAACGAGCATCCTTGTACATGTTTGGTCATCAGGGCCGCAGCGTCTTTTTCATGGATCCACACTACATCCAAAACGCCTACACCTCTGACAAGACCGTCGGCACCCTCGAAGGGGCTCGCGGCGAGCTGAGTGCGCGTAGATTTGACCCGTGCATGGTTCTTGGCTTTTATATTCACACCCTGGAGGATTACCGCGTGTTTGCGGAAGAACTAGTGGTGGCCAATTCGCTCGTGGCGTTTCCACTAATCAGCTTTGGTCAACGACCCAGGGAAGGGACGACCCCCTCCGACAATGGCGTCGTTTCTGTGgcggagagcgaggagggcaTTATGCCACACGAGAACGAGAAGTCACAGCTAAGCCCAAATCcgctcgctgctggtggagggCACGCCAGAAGCTCGAATCCGATCTCTCCTCTACCGAGCTAGCCGTAGCGCCAGGACGCCGATCGTCATCACCATTGTAGCAGTTGCATAAAGTTTTTGGTAGCAGTGCACGGgagccacccccccccccccagagCCTCCCCATCCTCCACCTCATTCAACGGATGAAGTTGCCAGGAATGCGGCAGTAGTGGTGGTGAGATTTCGTGCGCATGTGGAGCGAAATGTGTCTTTGCGCATTCCACCAGGACGGACGCGCAAAGCATGTTTCTTTggtgtattttttttttcgtttctccACGTCTCCTTGTGAATCGCCATGCGCCTGTGTGAGGCATATCATGGGCTTTATCAAGAACGTGGTTGCCGTTATCTAAACACCTTCTCCCCACTCCTCCCATTTTCGCACTTTTCCCTTCCTGCGCTGAGCTTGTGCTGATGTTTGCTTCGGTTTGATCACTCTACGCACGACACGGTCGCAGCTCTCACCAACTCGCTCCGTTGttcgttttctttcgtttttttttttgcggttTTGGCGTGcttcgctgcagcgcttgccGCGTCTTCTCTTGTATACGCGGGAGGGGCGTTCGTTTTTCCTGTTCTCGGCATGCTTGCGCAGCCCTTTgcctccacccctctctgtctctttctctctccctccctctcgctctcgcgcaTCCCTTAGACGGAGGGCGTCTGGGTATGCCTGTTTCGCTGCTGAGCACTCCTGCTCTGGCTActcctccttttctccttccccccctcctcgcgaacgcgcatgcgcgtctGATCTCTCCTACTTTTCACGCTCACTGCTTGGTGCGGGAGCAGAGCGCGGACAGGGATGAAGGGGAGAAGTACCTGCGGTGCCTCCTCCCCGTTCAGTGTTTGTGCGTTCTCTGCCGCTGTGTcggccttctctctcttctcacCCCCTTCTCAGAGCTGCAGGGACACATGCGGACGCATCTTTGCGGCACGGCTACGAGCAACTGGAGCTGTAGAACCGGGTGATACTGTGCAGCGCGGTAGGGCGATGAGGAGCGCTGCCAACTCACCGACTAGCGCTGGGGCTTCTGTTGCTCTCAGCCCTCGGTCGCTCTTCTGAGAGCGCCACAGCCCTGCGTGTCCTCTCTTGGCTCCATCGCCTTCCTCGTTTTTCTGTGTTGTAGCGTAGGTACGCAGTGCAGAGCATGCATGCCTGCCTATGTCTATGCCTAtgcgtatgtgcgcgtgccgtgcTTCAGTGAGAGCGGCCGTCTTCTTCATTCTGTCTGTTTGTGCGTAGGGAAAGGCGCTCCGTGCGGCCCCTTGTGCTAGCGGCTGAGCAGCGATTGCGTGCCATCGACACACTTTATTCAACTGTCGAAGCTGTGTTGGCTTCTGTGCGCCACTCTCTCCTCCTGTCCTCGTGTCGATCGTTGCGTGTGTCGCTCCCCTCGTGCatgcgctctctctccctttccctgTAGTTAGGACGCCTGTGCGACGTCGGCGTCACTGCTCCTCTGTTCGctttctccgtctccgtgctgcgccatcccaccctgccccctcccgcctGGCAACGGTGcgaaggcggccgcggcgtgcGGTGGGCTTGGTGAAAAAGCCGCAAGAAAAGCCGCGCATGAGCAATACCGAGagggcgggggagagggccgTGCCCATGAGTTGCTTTGCGGTGCCCCTCCTCGCACCGCGTACCGCAGCCTCTCCCGaactttctctctctctcgtcgccCCCTCTAGACACCACGTCTGCCCCCTTTCATTCCTCCTTCCGCTTCTGTGCGCACAGGCAAGggaggtgagggggggggcgggcgggtgTATGGAGGTCCGCATGGACTCACCTGTGGGTGGTATGCCAGGTGCGGAAGGGAGAGGGCTTGACGGCGGATAGAACGCAGCAGACAGTGTGGCTTTACTGTCGTTGTCTGCAAGGTTGTCGCGTCGCCATCGTCAGCGCACCCATCTCGAGAGCACCTGCCGTGGCACACATCTTTGCATGCAAGCGAGCTGCTCCCGAGCGCTCCTGTTATTATTCTCGACTTTCTCTACCTCTGTTTTCGACCACATACGCGTATGCTCTCTATCTTGAGTGTACTACAGACCAGCATTCACAACCATGGGTAAGACTGTGCTGAGCTGCCGTAAGGGCAACGGCTCCGTGTACCAGGTGCACGGCCACAAGCGCCTTGGCCCCGCCAAGCTGCGCATTCTGGACTACGCCGAGCGCCACGGCTACATGCGCGGTGTGGTGAAGTCGATCGAGCACGAGGCTggccgcggtgcggcgctggcgcgcgtgGAGTTCCGCCACCCGTACAAGTTCCGCCGCGTGAAGGAGCTGATGGTGGCGCCGGAGGGCATGTTCACTGGCCAGTCGGTGTTCTGCGGCCAGAAGGCCCCGCTCGCGATCGGCAACGTGCTGCCCCTGGGCCAGATCACGGAGGGCTGCATCGTGTGCAACGTGGAGGCGAAGCCCGGCGACCGCGgcacgctggcgcgcgcgtcCGGCGACTACTGCATCATCATCTCGCACAACCACGAGACAGGCCGCACGCGCCTGAAGCTGCCGAGCGGGCAGAAGAAGTCCGTGCCGAGCACGAGCCGCGCGATGATCGGCatcatcagcggcggcggccgcatcgAGAAGCCCGTGCTGAAAGCCGGTAACTCGTTCTACCGCTTCCGCGGCAAGCGCAACTGCTGGCCCAAGGTGCGTGGTGTTGCCCGCAACCCGGTGGAACACCCGCACGGTGGTGGTAACCATCAGCACATTGGTCACCCGTCGACGGTGTCGCGCCACTCGCCGCCGGGCCAGAAGGTGGGTCTGATCGCTGCCCGCCGCACCGGCCGTATTCGCGGTGGTAAGGCTGTCAAGGGCGCGTGGCACCCGGAGGAGTGAGGGACACCTGATACGGTGTACCGAAGCTGGTTGCCGtcatgtgtctgtgtatgtgtcgcTGCTTCCGCCCTCCTACGCAGTGTGCTGGCAGACTCACGCGGGCGCATGTGGATCGCGGGGTGCCAccgccctccttcctttctttttcgtttctctaCTCGTACGAGTGTGTCGTTTGTCCTTTCAACACGCGTAAAGGGAAACTAGCCCTCCACGAGGGCGAACCGGAGGGGCCATCCGTCAGCGTGGCTCTGCGGTAGTGCCTCGCGACGGCCTCCAGGGGAGATTTCGTGTGCTTCGTGATCGCCGTCGTGCGATGGcggggcggtggcgaggacaaagggcagcggcatcagGGGTTTCCACTTGTCGACACGTGCTGGCCTCGGATCAAGCACATCACGCGCTGCCCGCTCCGTCTTGCCTGGAATGTCATTTTCTTGCTCACCTCTGCGTAGGCTTCACTGGACTCCAGGCCCGCGggtgctgctcctcctcgtcttgcGGTGGATGCGCTTGGTGCCTCGCCGTCAGccgtcccccccccatcTCCCGCTTGTTTGCCTTTCTGAGAGGTTTCTGGCGTATGCTCCTATGAGTGATGCTGACCACATTCTTAAGTTTGTTTCCCGTCTTCTTCACAAAGTCCGCTGCACTCGTCttgctcctctctcctcaccTCTGCGTGGGCAAGGTTGTGGTTGGCTCGCtcgcacgcactcgcactCTGCCTTTTCCAGCACGGTGCGCGCTTCTTCCTcagcgcctccgcccccTTCTCTGTATACCGTGTAGTCGTCTCAAGCCTTCACCCTGTCGAGCgggccgcggtggcagcagggCGACAGCGTGCACTTTATCGAGCATAGACCCCCCCGctccacatacacacacacacacacacacacgaggacTTAAATCCCTCTTGCATTACGAGACTTCCCATCCTTACCGTCACCGTCAACGTGTTCTCATTTGTGCTGATCCCTACCCCCGCAGACTCGCTTTCGTTCCTCTTCTGCCCCCTCACAATCTTGTCAAGATGCGCGCGGCTCGTAATTGGCAAAAAGCGGATTTCTTCCGTCACATCCCGAGAGACCTTACGGAGCCCACAACTGCCGGCTCCATCATCTCGGTCGCGTGCGTTGTCGTGATGGTTCTGCTGTTTGCCGGGGAGGTCATCTCTTACGTTTTCCCTCGCATCCAGTCCGACATGATTATCATGCCTGATCTGGACGACCGGAACACCATCAAGGTGTCCATGGACATGACGTTCCCGAAGATGCCCTGCGCCGTTTTGACTCTCGACATCCTCGACGTATTGCACAACCACATGTTCAACTCGATGGAGCACATTACCCGAACGCGCCTTGATGCCGCCGGGCAGCCGATCTCCGATGGGCGCTCCAGTGACGACTTTGTCAGCGTCGCGGAGGGGTGCCGTCTCGAGGGCTACATCAAAGTTGCCAAAGTCCCCGGTAACTTCCACATCTCGTCACATGGGCGGCAGCATCTGCTTGCGCAGCACTTTCCGAACGGTATCAACGTCGAGCACAGTATCCATCACCTGTCCTTCGGTACCATCGATGTAAAGAAGCTTGCCAAGaaggctgcgctgcaccCGCTTGATGGGAAAGAGCACCGTAGCGAGGTGCCGATGGTCTACCAGTACTTCCTCGATATCGTGCCCACAATATACGAgagcagcttctccaccGTCCACACGTACCAGTTCACGGGGACGTCGAGCAGCACTCCCGTGCCCGCGAGGCAGATGGCTGCCGTTGTATTCCAGTACCAGCTGTCCCCCATCACGGTGCGCTACTCGCTCGCACGCGTCTCGTTGACCCACTTTCTGACGTACGTCTGCGCTATCATCGGCGGCGTCTACACCGTGGCGGGACTGCTGTCGCGCTTCGTGCACAGCTCTGCAGCTCAGTTTCAGCGTCGTGTACTGGGCAAGGGGGACTAAGCACCTCTTCGCGTGCCTTTGGAAAGGCCTGTGGACTCGTGCACCTGTGTaagcgcgcacgtgtgtctgCACGTTGCGAGATCTGACgtatatgcgtgtgtactTGCAGACGCGAGAGTGTTCAAGCTATCTCTCGGCTGGGCGGCGGAGCCGCACTCCTCGCACCGGTGGAGACGGGACGGGCTTCCTGTCACGGTGTCACGGCGCGCCCCCTGCCTCGCTTTCTGTCCCTCGTGTCTGCCGGTGTTGGAGCGCACCATCATGATTCTTCTTcgcggcgtcgctctcgctctcttgtGGTATGCAGCTCCTGTTACCACTGCTGCGGCAATGTTACTGTGGCACCGCGTCTTCGCCCTTGccgcctctctgccttcctccctcgcttgctgctgcacacTTTGTGCTGCGGGCGTGCGCGTTGCAGGGGACGACGGAACGCGCAGCAAAGGCTGCAGCAGAGACACGGCGCCCCGCTTCTGTGAACTCCGCGACGGGGCTTCCACGGAGCACCTGTATACTCGTGATCTCTGAAGATGCAGAGAAAAAGGCTGTCAAACAGCAACGTGGTAGTCGGCCGGGCAGGACGACGGGTCAGCGGTGAAGGTGATGGCCCTTactcgccccctccccccaagTCCCTCCAGGCACGTCGGCCCTCTTTCACTTGTCGGTTCGCCACGCCCCCGTGGCGTGGGAAAGGCGAGAGCTTCGAACCTGGCACACGAGGCTGCAACGCAGCGTACATAATGGTACAACAAATCATCCGCTTTTCGTCTTCGTGCACACCCACTTGCGCGTcgagtgcgtgtgggcgGGAGGGAGACTGGGGTCGTTCAGTGCTTCGTTATCCTTGCTCCTGGGCTTCGGTGTGCATGGAGGCGTTCGTCGTACGAAGAAGAGCGATGCTGTCGTCAACGAATGCGTGTCGTCTCTTTCGTTTCCCTCCTCGTCTTTTTCTCTCGCACGGGCCCTCATCCCTCCGCACGCGGCGTGAGCGGCCACAGCGTTCGTGGCAGATGCGTGAGCGCATCTTGCTGCTTGAGCGTGCCGATACCGGAATTCGAGAAACGATAaaagccgctgcgcctcttccctccctccgtttGCGtgatacgcacacacacgcacacacgcagcacagcgcGTAGGCGCCCTTGACGACTGATTCTAGTCATCACGGCAGTGGGCCGCTTGCTGCGCACCACATTTACGGCTCTCTCTG is from Leishmania infantum JPCM5 genome chromosome 32 and encodes:
- a CDS encoding putative 60S ribosomal protein L2, which translates into the protein MGKTVLSCRKGNGSVYQVHGHKRLGPAKLRILDYAERHGYMRGVVKSIEHEAGRGAALARVEFRHPYKFRRVKELMVAPEGMFTGQSVFCGQKAPLAIGNVLPLGQITEGCIVCNVEAKPGDRGTLARASGDYCIIISHNHETGRTRLKLPSGQKKSVPSTSRAMIGIISGGGRIEKPVLKAGNSFYRFRGKRNCWPKVRGVARNPVEHPHGGGNHQHIGHPSTVSRHSPPGQKVGLIAARRTGRIRGGKAVKGAWHPEE